A DNA window from Amphiprion ocellaris isolate individual 3 ecotype Okinawa chromosome 8, ASM2253959v1, whole genome shotgun sequence contains the following coding sequences:
- the spats2 gene encoding spermatogenesis-associated serine-rich protein 2, producing the protein MAKKNSQRDTSGVVFDTRSKMVMSQGGTAERMKEKISAVRAVVPNKSNNEIVLVLQHFENCVDKAVQAFLEGSAVEILKEWNVTGKKKPKKKKKPKPQPEASAEPSPPEATSPEESKDEMNGFHANGSVMDGESLDSLSEQLDSASLDAAELDSEPATSETTGAEAESQGSAPSPAPQQGRRNHQGPRGNKSRHRPGSNSHPPTSLLAPTTDEQGSVKKMAPNIDRSVKDLQRCTASLTRYRMVVKDEMDSSIKRMKQTFAELQSCLMDREVTLLAEMDKVKAEAMVILDARQKKAEELRRLTDRSASMSEEQLTELRADIKHFVSERKYDEDLGKAVRFTFDLEPLKTSILGFGSVYHPRTGYSNRSRCSSTSSSVASPSLLETPPPTQIQSPSSETRPPPTKQIFQGNRRTFQGQGYHSGGQRYNGGSYHDRNAGRANHRYQGDSGSSGPSSQHSNSSRGPSHSSTSSHNQDRPSHNQDRPSHNQDRPSHNQDRPSHNQDRPSHNGLPQRVPRTHCP; encoded by the exons atggcaaagaaaaacagccaaagGG ATACGTCTGGGGTGGTGTTTGATACTCGCTCAAAAATGGTCATGTCCCAGGGAGGAACAGCCGAGAGGATGAAGGAGAAG ATCAGCGCTGTCAGGGCAGTGGTCCCCAACAAAAGCAACAATGAGATTGTGCTGGTGTTACAGCATTTTGAGAACTGCGTTGACAAGGCCGTGCAGGCTTTCTTAGAAG GCAGTGCAGTTGAGATCCTGAAGGAGTGGAATGTCACAGGAAAAAAGAAG cccaagaagaaaaagaagcccAAGCCTCAGCCAGAGGCCTCTGCTGAGCCCTCTCCACCTGAAGCCACATCGCCCGAGGAGAGCAAAGATGAGATGAACGGCTTTCATGCCAACGGATCAGTAATGGATGGAGAATCACTTGATTCGCTGAGTGAACAGTTGGACTCTGCCTCCCTGGATGCAGCTGAGCTGGACTCTGAACCTGCTACATCTGAAACCACCG GTGCAGAAGCAGAAAGTCAAGGTAGCGCTCCAAGTCCTGCCCCCCAGCAGGGAAGGAGGAATCACCAGGGTCCGAGAGGCAACAAGTCCCGACACAGACCAGGCTCAAATTCACATCCCCCCACCTCCTTGTTAGCACCCACCACTGATGAGCAAGGATCAGTGAAGAAGATGG CTCCCAACATTGACCGCTCTGTGAAGGACCTGCAAAGATGCACCGCCTCACTGACCCGCTACAGAATGGTAGTCAAGGATGAGATGGACTCCTCAATCAAGAGGATGAAGCAGACGTTTGCTGAGCTCCAGAGCTG TTTAATGGACAGAGAAGTGACTCTACTGGCAGAGATGGACAAAGTGAAAGCTGAGGCCA TGGTGATTTTGGACGCCCGGCAGAAGAAAGCCGAGGAGCTCAGACGGCTGACGGATCGGTCAGCATCCATGTCGGAGGAGCAGCTGACTGAACTGCGTGCAGACATCAAG CACTTTGTGAGTGAACGTAAATATGACGAGGACCTTGGAAAAGCTGTGAGGTTTACTTTTGATCTTGAACCGCTGAAGACGAGCATCTTGGGGTTTGGATCAG TTTACCATCCACGTACAGGCTACTCAAATCGATCTCGCTGTAGCTCCACGTCATCTTCTGTCGCCAGCCCCAGCCTGCTGGAGACCCCTCCTCCCACCCAGATTCAGAGCCCCTCCAGTGAAACCCGCCCTCCACCAACCAAACAG ATTTTCCAAGGAAACAGGCGCACCTTCCAGGGACAAGGGTATCACTCGGGTGGTCAGCGGTATAACGGCGGTTCCTACCATGACCGGAACGCTGGCCGAGCTAACCATCGCTATCAGGGTGACAGTGGCTCTTCTGGTCCTTCATCACAGCACTCCAACAGCTCCAGAGGTCCCTCCCATTCCTCTACGTCCTCTCACAACCAAGACCGACCCTCTCACAACCAAGACCGACCCTCTCACAACCAAGACCGACCCTCTCATAACCAAGACCGACCCTCTCACAACCAAGACCGACCCTCTCACAATGGGCTGCCCCAAAGGGTTCCTCGAACGCACTGCCCTTGA